The region AGCCACCTGAGTACCAACCACCACACCAAAAACCACCTCGTGAGAGTCCACCATCGGAGTACCAACCACCTCAAGAAAAGCCACCACATGAACATTCACCACCAGAATACCAACCACCACACGAGAAACCACCACATGAACATCAACCACCTCATGAGAGTCCACCACCTTATGAAAAGCCACCACATGAACATTCACCACCAGAATATCAACCTCCACACGAGAAACCACCACCAGAGTACAAACCCCCTCATGAGAAACCACCTCATGAAAATACACCACCAGAATACCAACCTCCTCATGAGAAACCACCACATGAACATCCACCTCCAGAGTACCAACCTCCTCATGAGAAACCTCCTCATGAAAAGCCCTCACCAAAGTATCAACCACCACATGAACATTCGCCGCCAGAGTACCAACCTCCGCACGAGAAACCACCACACGAGAATCCACCACCAGTGTACAAACCGCCTTATGAGAACTCACCCCCACCACATGTGTACCATCGTCCACTCTTTCAGGCACCTCCTCCTGTGAAGCCATCCCGACCTTTTGGCCCATTTCCAGCCTTTAAAAACTAATAATAACCACCACTGAAGAATCTGCACATTTAACTTGGTAAAGTAAAATTCAGAGTGGTTGTTTGTTATGCTTTTTATATCAAGTGTTTATGTTCTTGTTTTCATTTGTTTTCCTTTTCTGTTTTAAAAGCTCTTTTAAGATGTAAAGCACAATGTGCCCTTTCTGCATGCAAATAAAGGCTCTATATATATTGCCTCTGTATAAAAACTTTCATTTTCGTTTTAGCAATGCTATCTTAATGTCAATTTTCACTAGTTTTATCTATGGCCAGTAAAAAAAAGGTCAAGTAAATATAAATCTCACTACTAAATATTTCAATATAAAACCAAAAAATCTTGAATATTAAGTTGTCAGTAATATCACTCAAAGTCAAGCATTTGGTAAATTTTGTGAGTTTTGAGATAACAATACCTATGGTAAGTCCCCCCCGTAATGTCTTTTCTTTTGAAGGTAAAACATGATTTAATCCTACGGTTTGGCAAGACAATTCCTAATTAAAATTCTTGATCAATAGAAACATAGATGTtattaaaaaatgaatatataaaaaaaaagagtaaTGAAATCAACGTGAACAAATTTCAACCAAATACAAAGCCAATAAATACCAAATAAAACTAGTTGTGGCTGCAAGAAACAAAAGCTATAATCAGTCTATTGTAAACTTCAAATCAAATAGATTCAAATAACTACTAATATTTACAAAACTGTCATCGCAATATTTTTTTTATAAGCAAATAATATTATTGGAAATATAAGAAGGATACTCCAATCCGATACAAAATTAGAAAAATCTAAGTCCAGCATCATCGAAAGGAGCTACTACACACCTTCTATGAAGAGTTGTAGAGGACTCTCACGATCTTATGCTCAAAAGCTCGATAAAACACAAAACAACCAGCATTTATCTTGTAACCTCTACGACCCACAACTTAATTAAAGCTGATAACCTACACACCTTGGATCCCAACAGGTTAATACTAATATGTATAAACAATCCTGATAAGAAATTTGTGTCTTTCATTCGTCATCCTGAATGCTAACTTGATTCATATTCATGACCTACACATGCACAATTGTGCTCTATTGTAGTAGACTAGTAGTTGAATCAAAACTTCATATACCAAGAAACAAATGTTGTCGAAATCAGTGCAAACCAACATTTGCCATTTCAACCTCAAAAGTGAGGTTGGAGATTTAGAGAAACACACTTTGAAATAACTATGGAAGAATTCCTACTTGTAAACCATTAAAAAAAAGGTGGATATCAAACTTCATATCCTTAATTGTAACAAATTAGTACCatatgaaataaaaatgcacaatTACTTAACACCCTTTGTCATATCCTAATTTTTAATTTTAAGATCTCACCTCTCATTTGCATCTTTTGCATACAAACAAGGGCACATCTTGGCCATCTCCCTTAACCATCTTTGGATTTActtcttgcagggatcaccaagcacccCTTTTGTTCTACCTTTATGTTTATTTGATTCATTGTTTATCTAATCACTAATcaaatactaaaaatatgtcttgtttcccttaagtttattgtgcaaggtaggaCTCCTCAaaatcaagagcatctcaaagtcttatggcttacttctcaaggaaagtcaaatattcatttgtttattttcatgccttcttcaacaagtaactTCAAGCTTTGAGCTATTTAATCAAGGACACCTTATCTTGAGTTCATGTGATCACACATGTGCTTTGAAGTGCATGAAAAATCCAAGTGGACAAACTTGTTCCAAGTgatttgacctaaaagtcaacattttgaaaTCAAAGTTCTAAGGATCACAACTCCCTCAATTCTCAACATTTTCGAATGCtcctttttgcatatgactcttctcaacatcccCTACAACTTCTCTTCACATGACaagatccaattatgcttggagcatcatcaaaagtttggagacattataggtcatctgTGGCTTTAGTGAAATTAACACATTTTCAAGTGACTTCTTGCCAACTTTCAAACgtcataacttcttcattttttaacATATGGAGTTTATTCTTTTTGCACAATGCCATTGGTGATACACTCTAGAAGTTTGCTTCAAGGACCAAGGTCAATATATGCTTGGAAGGTCATGAaattcattgggacattataggtcattttcagccatgaaacactcaaatttttctaagttatggaaccattatttcatgccaacttcaacacaccataactttgtgttcaaacatccaaatgcaacATTTCTTGGTTCATTGTAATCTTGGtcatgatgttaacacattgcaaaaagaatgggatcataaagcctcttgagtagggtgccccattgagttgaacatggtgacttgaaactgaaTAAATCACCATCGCCCGAAATTCGGTCATGACTAAACTCAATTCCAATTCAAATTATCAAGTGTTTTGGTCCTAAATATGTTTAATCAAGTCTCTAGAAAttaattgacacttaaaacgcatcatttggctgGGTTTTAAGGAGTTTCAAATCACACTTTTCACAAActtggatcaaattcgttttgcacgaattctgcatcatttcacacatatttggatccaaacacattccctataaatagagaaaCCTATTACCTTCATTtccaagctttggagagccaagaaacccctgctgcaacttgaagtttttccaaaaaattcaattatcgtgttttgaatttcagcctatttcaatccattttcttTATTCTCTTAGCTCCatcggcatcctctgaaacttttacaacaattcccaagctctggAACCTTCTGAATTGCTCTAACTAGATCGAGCTTCGTCAACTTatgatcaccatctggacaacgtagttatgagcatcatttaaactcaaataagttaccataatgtagtccttcactctctgatgttttcctctaacttatctggtgttgattgatcgtaTTCATCATTTAActttatttttcgtggcttgcttgtttctgaaacttcttttAAATTCCCTTTACTCAGTTCACATAAATTAATTCGAGGCATAAGATTGAATTCGGGgtgagaagaggatcacaatggtggtggcCTCGTATCTTGAAgttaccaaatgatgaaactctgttgagagctcaccggagaagatgaccggagtaTTTCTCAGGTGGTCTGAGGTTGGACCAGACACGTTGacattttgaaatgttttgattggttaaattTAAATTGGATCTTATGTTCTGATTGTAGCGCGTTCCATCGTGTTTTTCATCATTTGGAGTGTAAAATgtgtcacgtcaattaatgaggcgtgatccaacacttatgttttttttctgattttaattctttttcttttattattttaaattgctttttctttaaaaattcataataatatcatttttcaaccaaaaaatcccaaaataatttctaaaattctcttttatttttcttcatctgatttttatttttccatattttatttcattgatttcctatttttcatgaattttctcttttctcctttgttttaattggtttaaaaatacttctctgcattttttaattctaaaaattttattttatggttctgcaagaccctaattttgaccctaagatcccttatggcatcatgttattgcacaagtgcattgcctcaaggatcatagcatgtttggctccttaaccctagggttgggacttgtttgagtgatttgagatcaccaagcatgcttgtattgtatgttattgattttcttatttgattactaaccaaaagcacaaaaatatgtcactaactctttttgttttgaagctcaagtgatcatgtgctccacaatgctcctaggaggctcctaagcccaatgcaatggctagatgaagataAGAAAAATCAtggaaatggtccacaaagttcctaatcatcatatatgtctcccaagtatctcaattttccaatttgatcaagataacccaaagggcttgaagattgtttcccaagaaaaccctaatttcactgtgctttgactgtgccttgcccacgaagcaatctcaacctttgatcaaatttaataaagataagttctttcatttatcattttatgcatatatgagcctatttgatgcccctcaatcatttattcatcaagattgaaagtttgactttgaaaagttgactagtcaagtcatctgactaagctgaggttcaatgAGCTATAACGTTTGATGTTTtggtcaaatgaagatgaccccaaaagCAAAACTGTTTctaagaaccatattaacaactttcatgttcatcaaaaatccatttgaggcttttaaggtcatcattaatttcaaaatattataggtcattttggctgaaaccctaattttgggtcaactttccaagggcataactttctcaagttttatgattttgaggtgggaccaaaggcattggaactcttgagatgtctaattcaaattttatgttggaaaaaatttcataatcctaaagtaaatacatgtgccattgcaaaacattataggtcatctttgacctaattcattgaatttgaaaaaagtACCTAACTTCAAATTCCCATAATGTTGTCAttgaaaatccaaatgatgcaaactttgagtctaaatttactatcttgaaaatatatacaacttttatgttggagattttttcatttgaagcttatatcATGAGGTCAGAGGGGTTTGACTAAGCTTACTTTTGGTTGATTTTTTCAAAGTGAATTGGacatgttttacacttgaactttccaagccaggtttgatcagttttcacatgtcaaatggttttttgcccaacatgacttttattccttatttcaagatctttccaaccattactcaccatagtcatttggatctaccatttgaGAGATTCGAatttttcttcatttatgtgtatttttgacattttatgttaaaacttgAGATGCAAGCCTTTTCCATTCCATGTGCACGACCACATGCTTTCCATATGAGCTCAACAAGTCCCTTCAAccattcatgggcctctcacacatccacaaaggcccatgcattcaaaattgcaattcccatgcacatgagcaaagtgtgatgatcagatgcatttacctataaataagggcttcctctccttcattaaaaaccttttggagatcccacatgctgctgaattgaaaccacaaccctcaccaaaggaatcattcaccattttttcaatattttcgagcttgaaattcagcaacattagttgagtttcaaagctagattccttagccaatcatcttccctatattcagatatcaaaaaggagcaaaaagcttgaaggattcgtggccaAAAACTCACCATTTTTGAAGGTATAAGCTCAAACTGTTTGGATTTGAAACTCACgattcaatgtagtattcttgtgtttttgtggttctctgaagtctTCATACTTGAGGCAAACTTTTGGTGCATTTAATTTTCCATTTCAAGATCAATCCGTGTGGACgccatgattttctccttcatttttctctcaatataggaagaatgagaggaatctaatggtacaatgatgatctacatcacataagcttcatttccatgcccttgtttttcatttttgatgagATTCATTTTCCTGCAATTTCTGGCCGGATTCTGCTTGGTTGATCGGAGAAggtggtggtttccaccaccaccaccacgtgtacTGATCACAACCATTAGATCTCTCCCTCACAATCTAATCTTGTGCATTCATTCTAATTACTTTTTTAATTCATTGTATTTCGCTGCTGACTTGAGTACATCATGCACCCTCAGATCCAGGTTGTGTAACACGCCATGTCATTTAATGAGACAGATCCGGTGGCTCAGCTTTTTTcgctttatttcattttctctttattttcttttaattcattctattttcaataattcataaaaaaatcatatgaggtcagaaaaatatgagacaaactttaaaatttttcttgaaaaatctagtttcctcttatgatttttaattatttttgtgacctcatttgatatttttcatgaattatttggtttttaatgattttaattcattttaaaatgctttctgactttagaaaaatacaaaaatgttTTCATAacatctatggatcatgataagtcaatgaaaaatagtctcaacaatttcttgtttgttttgagattatttgagattgtaattcatattatgctatttttggttgtttttaattgattttaatttctttctggctttaaaaatttgtgagaaaattattcaaagtttgtttgactatgttgaacctatgaaaatttaattggacttattgaagttgttttgaattgaatttgaggttcaactttgtttgtttgttttttatttgtattttcttttaattcaaaaattacaaaaaaaatattattgacttcttgacttgttatattcatgCCTCTTCAatttggtgttgatcaaggttgaattgattcaactttgataaaaattcattggatcttgtggtttgagaatccttaaggatcatcacctagagagatgaatgaatttgatcaaggatgagttatcccttgatccattgggattggttgttgtcttcttaccccccctccctttcatcttcatccttttctttcccttaatgaccaatgagttaaagtcttgaggttggtcttggCAAATtgaagtttaatcttctttgatccaaaccaaactcaacttgatccatgatcaagtgagttattttgtgtcaaagataggttacttcttggccaagcaaataaccaaaagacaatacaaggcccttcccctcttgtttggcatggcaagtttatggagtttggcttactagtcatgacctctaacttgtgttcttggcctatattcttattgaccgacctcagataggtgtggctactatattagtccacttacaattgcttaacatagcgctacattgtcttatgacaagctaacgtaactctactaactactaagtttaatttgagcttttaaattcttgttatttacttttaatgtcatttatttcttgctcattattcatcttggttttcattttgctcacttgagaacatattttatgtttatgccatttttcttttgctcatttgagcccattattgtatataaatatattgctattttgtgttgtttttgtgtttgttttgatgtgaaccaaaatacaaaaggagaaaggacttagaattaggattcacccatgcttaaaggagttcaagagcaactaggcctcatgcctttagaatgcaaaatgtgttgaagagaaactaggcctcatgcctttagaatgctaaaattcaaagttgacctcaaaggacttctcctcaaacttattctttgtccattccctttattatgttgtgagcctttgaatatgtgtttttgtatgataggaatctcatcttaagattgggaaaagaggaccattgccatgagtagccaagttaagagccaagccaaatggagatcctaggagcttgaattcaaattattgattgctttctttgtgtgctaaatccaaaggaaatgagcatcttgagtcatctctatgactccaagaaaaggaagggttatctctcccctcttatctttgtatgctttaggaatagcccttctctcctctcccccctctaaccaagccaaaaatcatttttcaaaactttgactttatttcaaattagaaacctaggccttaggcctttgacttttcaaaaccattttcataaatactcattgtaaataaactttaatccaactttgacctgattttgtaaataaattcaacttgtaaatataacctatttcaagttgttttgtggttccaatggccacttgttaaactcttttcaaaaacattagtcataggtttgagttatcatagtggttgatgtaaatctcacctcatccttagtgttggattataagtcttccatgcttattatagggttaacccctcactagcatgttgaagccttcctcgcatggtggattgttggtttaggttgagttttctccctttgataacaaaagaccttaaggcttttgattaaaatcaattcaccaatctttgaaatttttaccacgaactacgaggttttgatcctcctttgtgatggtacgtagacaatgggttcatccattcaaacaataaaatttgtaaatataatctattctcttctcatccctccaatcttttgcacaaatcttttcgcaaataccaacctacaaaacatatttgcaaaaagggttcccttagagtactaaggatgttttaggtgcgtaaaaccttcccatttcataaccaacccccttacctagatctctgacatttttattagttttttatttgaaaaacttcttacttggcttttattcgctttttatcctttcctttggataaataaaagtgcggtggcgatttgaattgtatgttgacttttggtttagtcaataaacctaaaggtaacgaaaaccccgctacaggttctcattttatttctaaccttgcataattttcttggccatttatttggtgttttgaaggactttatggatttttcaatttatttatattttaaaattcatttaaaaaacctttaatgtatttttatttcatttaattgcattttaaatttgtttgaccttgtggCCTTCTGTTGGCCATGGATCATGATGATGttgacttcaagtctcatcaaactcaatggttcttgggtgttgatgggatgaaaaccctaatccaccaaaatggatgattgattttgatgatgacttgatcaaatttgtgattcaatttgggtgtgaTCTCTAGTGTTCCCCTTCTTCTTGATCcctttcttttccttttgatcaattggatggatTTGAGTCCATCTTattcatgatgtatggattggtgcttgatgaactttcatcatttcaaatctaccttctaagtgatcatgaatcatttaaggtactttgggTTGATGCAGAGGTTTGTCCTAAGTGTCGTGAaatatggattgaagtaatggaccatcctcctagcctttgtgcttgatcatcctcattctttttcttttcttgtgtggcATAGCTTTAGGAGGATGATTTATATATCATTcctctagcatgtattaacacaaatattattattgaccggcctcagataattgtgacttctacataagtccaattacgattgcttaacatatcacTAATTTTGTTCCGAAGGCAATGTCATTTTTATGAGTGAGACTGTAAGTATCTTATTTctcatggtattatgtgaaaaTGTTGCTTATTTTCCATTTGTGAtagctagtggcatacttgttgatctctatccaagttggagcctttcttACAAATGATGTATAGGCTCacattttcatgcttgtgagtggatggttaagtgttctccaaaaaatgaaTGAAACATCTTTTTATCTTTCACTAACATTTACTAACATCTTATTATATTAACTTTATTTTAGTGTCACTTACTTCATGTTTTTATTacttgttatttactttatgcttttattttagcatctcatatcatatttgctctttgtccatttggacctttgtttatgtttatgctcttGTTCCTTTTGTCTATTTGGACTTTCCTTTTCTTTTAAAAtacattaataaaggaaaaaccCCTAAAATATAACTTGGTTATCTTGACTCATGGGGTTGTGGCTACTATCCTTAGCATCATTGTGGAATTgtggacttagaattaggattttGACCTTTGCTTTAGGACTTGTGACCTTGGAATTCATATGATACTTTTGATTTGGGATTTCCTTATGAGTACTTGGATTGGTTACTTTTGTGTCATCTAACACATGGATTACTATTTGCTTATTTTacttgcttgaggcttaatccaaatgagagagttcttgcttgacttatgtcataaagtTGGCTATCTCTTTGTTAGATCTATCTTCTTTAGCTTTTACTTTACTGCTTTAGGATAgtctccccccccccccccttctttaattttcaaaaatttctctttttttaAAACCCTCTTGTTTTTAAATTTGaccattttctcaataaaccttgacttttgtcaagtgattttcaaaacctttttcttaataaattttaatccatcttaagcatatttagaccaatttcaaaagacgAAAAAATGtctaacccattcaaaccatttttatGCCCTTTATGCACTCTTCCTTTTAAACTTTTCTCAAggcattagacatgagtcattttcatagttgagttataattctcctatctccatagtatttATGATAATTATTTTTCATATGTGGGagatagtggcatacttgttgatccttatccaagttggagtccttctcatgatgatgcaaagttctaatacttgtgggtgactagttaagtattctccttaaaatgataaaatgtcttttccataaaaatgaatcaaaacaaacacctttgttatttttactatgaactacaaggttttgatcctccattgcactttgttggtacatAGGTATGAGACTTCAAAAGCCTTAGCAAACACCAAATTTTAATAAAAATGGTTCTTTTCCCATCCCTAcaatcttttaacaaacaacacctttttcaaGCTAAAATGTGCATATTTCCAAAGAGATTACCATGGAGTACCATGTATGTTTAGGGTACTAATACCTCCCTTTTCATAGCTAACCCCCGGGCCCTTGTTctcttttttattagttttattttaaaacttctttggattttgttcgtacttttcccctttttctctagaaacaataaaagcgcggcagcgactcttgctttatgagttaagttaatcaataacttaatctcaaaaaatATACCGCTACAGGAAaatggcgactctactggggagtagttCCTAGTGGGTTAAGCTCGTCTTTGTTTTTGTGCATATattatatttgttgttgtttgttattgtttgttcTGTCTGGTGCTTGTTGATCTATATGTCGTGAGATAAGTCCTATACTAGGACTTGAGAGCTCTTATGATAGGAGGTTCGTATAATCATGTTTGTCTTAggtggagttaatccttaataagttgacttgagatcccctgctcagtggaggcccctttgggattactgatgtcacacgagtagtcgtagTTGGCATTATGTTTTCTGACCTAGGAgcccgagaagctgaggaccttagaacccttaacccatattgtccttttaggacgtagtgcagtggctattcaggtgtagacttgaattagttgttacacgatactacactcggacgagtttctcttgagaatactatcggTTGATGAGTTGTCGTATAAACCGATAATACCCAAAAGATGGAATTACGACTCTGGGAACTCTTTGGAACCTTTTCCTATAggtgattatacccttagtacatacattgtgggttggttattacccttggctccatgctcgtgactccgaaccttgggaccttgtttgtgtgctttGCATGGCCTTGTTTGTTAttgttgcatcatgcactcatGTCATTCATAAGAATTTTACacaattttcaaggaacttagaggCTCTTGTTGCAAACATCACAGATATTTTGATCATGGATATTAGAAGAAGGAATACTCGAAAATACAGTTTTAGATGTCTCAATCTCATggagttaaggaagctaacatcttttCTGGATGATCCTAAGGGTTTTAGAGACTGTTTTGGAAGAATTTTATTTGTGATATCTATTGATGTTAAGGATGGTCTTCTCTGTACTTTGATTCAGTTCTATGATCATGTCTACCGGTGCTTCATTTTCCCTGATTATCAGTTATTACCTACCATGGAGGAGAATGCTTATCTTTTGGGTATACCAGTTTCTGATAGAGTTTCTTTTAGTGGGGTGGAAGGAATTCTTGAATCTCGGTTATTGCCGAAGCCATTCATCTCAGGAAGTCTGACATAGATGCCAATCTCATTGTCAAAGGAGGTAATAGAGGGTTAACTTTGAAGTTTCTATTGGAAAAAGTCTTTTCTTTTGCCAATGCTAATAGCACAGTGGCCTTTGAAGCTATTATtgccttactcatctatggtttggttatgtttcctaacattgacaattttgttggtgttaatgctatgaggatcttcttgattaggaatccgGTTCCAACTCTCTTCGGCAATACTTATTTATCCATTCATCATAGGCTTCTAAAGGGAGTGGAACTATAGTTTGTTGTGCGCCTttact is a window of Lathyrus oleraceus cultivar Zhongwan6 chromosome 6, CAAS_Psat_ZW6_1.0, whole genome shotgun sequence DNA encoding:
- the LOC127097720 gene encoding early nodulin-75, with amino-acid sequence MASIHSLAIILLGVIMLTTPVLANYYKPLAYENPPIYDPPPTHKPPPYKPPIYHPPHEKPPPVYEPPYEQPPPEYEPPGENQPPEYEPPHHEKPPYENPSPEYEPPYGKSPPEYQPPHHQKPPSEHPPPEYPPPPEYPPPHEKPPPEYQPPHKKQPHENPPPEYQPPHEKPPHEHSPPEYQPPHEHQPPEYQPPHQKPPRESPPSEYQPPQEKPPHEHSPPEYQPPHEKPPHEHQPPHESPPPYEKPPHEHSPPEYQPPHEKPPPEYKPPHEKPPHENTPPEYQPPHEKPPHEHPPPEYQPPHEKPPHEKPSPKYQPPHEHSPPEYQPPHEKPPHENPPPVYKPPYENSPPPHVYHRPLFQAPPPVKPSRPFGPFPAFKN